A section of the Pygocentrus nattereri isolate fPygNat1 chromosome 18, fPygNat1.pri, whole genome shotgun sequence genome encodes:
- the fam163ba gene encoding protein FAM163B translates to MTAGTVVITGGILATVILLLIIAVLCYCRLQYYCCKKEESESEEEEPDFAVTSRLPPVHSNHNILAATVPAAATPNGPALFTPPPARKLTRSQTFCPSCTHYEMPFYLQQPDGLRNGGERLSYRSIQQQDLELPTPLPNYHKLNLNRSITMREMFTRSCSISTDV, encoded by the exons ATGACAGCCGGGACAGTGGTAATCACAGGCGGGATTCTAGCTACAGTAATCTTACTGTTAATCATCGCTGTACTGTGCTACTGTAGGCTGCAG TATTATTGCTGTAAGAAGGAGGAATCCGAGTCGGAGGAGGAGGAGCCTGACTTTGCCGTCACGTCACGCCTGCCGCCCGTGCACTCCAATCACAACATCCTGGCGGCCACCGTCCCCGCGGCGGCCACCCCCAATGGCCCTGCCCTCTTCACACCTCCCCCGGCCCGCAAGCTGACCCGCTCTCAGACATTCTGCCCGTCCTGCACGCACTATGAAATGCCATTTTACCTCCAGCAGCCAGATGGCCTGCGGAACGGTGGCGAGCGCCTCAGCTACCGCAGCATTCAGCAGCAGGACCTGGAGCTGCCCACGCCGCTGCCCAACTACCACAAGCTCAATCTCAACCGCTCCATTACCATGAGGGAAATGTTCACCCGCAGCTGCAGCATCAGCACTGACGTCTAG